The window TCTTGGCTACCTGAGGCAGGTGCACAGACCATACATGCCATTCTAGCGACCCACCAACCCTGGAACTCCCCTTAGACGAAGCAACCATGACCATTCATGGATTCATCTACCAGTGAGCCTCACCACTTGCTTCCCTGAAGTTTATCAATACTCGCGGTGTTTGAAAACGATCTCACGGGACATTATTTAGTTTTCAAACTTACCGGGGTATCTCAAGCTTCGGGTATCAAGCCCACAGCCGAGCAGGATAACCCCATCCACTGCCAACCTTCAGTTAAGGTGTAATATTGTCGAGAGCCTCTCGGTATTCTAAGATGTTTTAGATACATTATGTGCATGTTTGCTTGTTTTGCCATCGTTCAAATGAAGCTGAGTGTAAGGCTCTTCTAGTTCTGCTGTTCCATTCAAGGCCAGCAACTGAAAAGAAAATATATGACATCTATAGAAAGCGCCATCATAGGGCCTGGTATTGATTTTGTAACCCTGAGACTCTACTCTACCTTCAGCTACCGCAGCATCATATAAACTAGCTGGCAGTCAGCTTCAGAAACACCCATGAAAGCTCCTCCAAACATGACAATCCACATCGGGATTAGCGGCCGCCGCGCACCGATGTCAGGGGTCCGTCCCTGGGGATCCGGCAGTTTGGGCAACGAATTTATCAGAGTTACATACAAAAGGCCCACATGAATCGGTTCCGCAAGGTTCGAAAGCCATTTTGTAAACTTTCGATGAACTCCGACTCTAAATATCAAGTCGCAAAGTCAAGGTACCTACCCTACTCTATTCGTAGCGGCTTAACAAATCACCCTCCAAGTTACCTATATTCTCCCAGTAAACCATCAGCAAACCCCGCTTCAAAGCCGAAGCTCTCAGGCTTGCCGTTTAGAAACAGCATTCAACCCGATTGAAACCTCCAATTGGACCGCTCTCTCACCCCGCATCCATATCTTCCGATGCGTCCTTGTGCTGTGTCCCGCAAAGCACATGCTTCACGACAAATCAGACTTCCATATAAACGAGTGTGGACTGTGCTGGTGGAGAACATATTGATCCGGACCTTGTTACTCAACAGGTACAGGTAGCATTTCAACAGACCAGATCGGATTGGATGATTAATCCCACCATAATATGGGGTGAGAGGAGGGGCCGCGCTAAATAGCACGACATTCCCCATCATGACATCCTGAACTTTCCGATGTACCTTTGCCTCTGTGACATAACATACCTATATACTGCTGATAGTCTCTCATCATCTCTCTACCTCATCTTACAGCTGTGTTTCTAACTACTCCCAAATTCCCTCAAGGCACCCTTCAAGGCTCTATCATTACAATAGCTACCCCTCCCTTACCGACGTCATGTCTGGCTTCCCCAAACTCATCCCCGCCTTCACGGCCAGAGTAAgcccccctcatccctcgCCAGCAATAAAACACCCCCCCTTACGCCGTATCAACATTCCCTCTAACACCACatatacaccaccaccccttccctctcaaACCTCAACTAACCCTCTCCAGATCGCCATAGAAccccccaccgccatctccccccatctcctccacgTCCCCTTCGTTCCCTCCCTCGGCTCCCTAATCTCCGAACCCTCCTACCCCCTCAAGCTCAAcgcccccatcctccacggCGCAGACTatatcaccacccaacccgACGGCAAGACCGTCAAGCTCGAGGTCCAGTCCGTAGCCAAGGACGCCTCCACCGGCGCCACCATCCGCTTCAACTACACCGGcaccgtctccctcctcggcgccgccGGCAAGGTCCTCAAGGGCGACCCCTCCGCCGCAACCACCGACTTTGGCGAGGCCTTCATCCACCCCGTCTTCCAAACCGGTGGTGTCCCCGAGTTGGCCGAGCTGGCGAACAAGGTATatgttgggtctgggaggtTCATCTTGGAAGAGGGCAAGCCCGTTATTGTCGAGTACAAGATTAGTGAGGTTGTTGCCTAGGTGCTGGTTGGATAGTATAGTGGATGATTTGAGTGCGTGTCAAAGGAATGATACAAAATAGTTACACAAAACAGATACATGTCAAAGCAAGCCAAAGTAAAAAGGTCTTAATTGTGCAGTCTCGCTATAATCCCCCGAAATCCCAGATAACAAAAGCAAATGAACCGCTATCCCTCTCCACAatccctccaccgccttctcATAAGTATTCCCAGACCTCTTGATGCGATATCTCCCAACGCCTTGGTATGCCAATCGTAAGATGAGATGGAAAAAAAGTCAAATGCCGTAAGAGCCGAGAACTCCAATGAAAAAggcagaaagaaaaggaaagaaaagccaGTCCAGATGTCATTTGTGAAGCGCTCCAGAGGTATCAATGCTGTATCAGTGAAAAGACCTAAGTGTCCTTTGAAAGTCACCGTCAACTCCAGGCTCAGAGTCGCCATAAACTTCAGCGTCGAAGCTGTCTTCGTCTTGATAGTCAGAAGGCTTCTCATTGATACTGGGAGACTTTGAGTTGTTCGGTGTCGAACGCAGCAAGTTGTGTCCGGGGATAAAGGTGTTCAAAGCCACGGGGGCAGCAAGTGGCGTAATTTCAAGAACGAGATCGTCCACGTCCTCCTCCGAAATAACACTACCCCCAGTGGGGGAGTAAAAGTCGTGAGAGCCCAAGTCGCTACCGTTGTCCACAGTCGTTGATTTGCGGATATTCGCGGTGCCAAAATCGTGGTCATTGTTTTTAAACTTGCGGTTGATACCGCCCTTCAGCTTGCCATAAATGTCAAAACACGGAAGCTTAGAGTTATCAAAACCACCCGCAGGCTGAGACTCACCAACTTTACCGATATTTAGGATTAGCTCGGCTGTAAGTTTGGTGACTTGATCCCTCCCGGTATAGTTGTCGTCATTACCCGCCGTAACTGCCTCCTCGCAACTGCCAATTGGTGTACAATCATCCCCGGGCTTGTTGTCGTACCTCTGCTTCTAGCGGTGACCTTGCAGGGAGAATTGAGCTCTCAAGGCCAAAATCTGCTGCTTCTCGGCTTCGGGAAGCATGTCAATTGTCTCTTGAGGTAGCTCCATGACAGCACGCATCAGGGCCTCAGGGTCCTGAGCAGGAGGCGGGGCAGTGACAGGAGGAGGCGCGGCACCAGGGACCGGAACAACCGGGGCAGCGACGGGAGGGGCGGCATAACCACCGACTGGAGTGCCGGTCGCCGCAGGGACAGGGTAGCCGCCATAGTTGGCGGGGACAGCCGCAGGAGGCGGGGCAACGCTCACACCAGTGTCGAGGACGGAGTTGATGGCGTCCGGTGACACCAAGCCCATGATCAACAGGGCCTGGAAAACAGCATAACCAAGCTGGGGAGCTTGGTTCAACAGCTCGGCGCAGCGCGCAGGGTCGTTGGTCGCCAGCGTCTTCATCTGCTGGATGATATCCAGCAGCTGCGCCGGGGGCAGGGTGCGAAGCGTTTGCGATATGGCATCGGTGCAGCTCACACCAGGAGGGAGATCTTTGCCCTGGGGCAAAGGAGGGAGCGACGAACCGCCCGCGGGGACGACCGGCGCGGCAACGTTGTTACCGTTCGACGGCGCCGAGTAACCGGCAGCAGAAGGGCCCTGGAGAGTATTAGTTTGGATGAATCTCGGATAAAGAAATATCGAGACTTACAGCAGCGTCACGGTCACGACCATCTTCGTCGCTGACCGTTTCATTGCTAAAGTCGACACGCAACTTCCGTCCCATAATCTCATAATCATTCAAGTTTCGGACggctgaagaagcagagTCTAAAGGAATAAAAAGTCAGCAAAAGTAACTTTGAGTATGCGGCTCTGCGATTTCCACGCCACAGGCCGGTGTCATGTCAGCATTGAAGAGACTACTTACCGTGGTCAGGGAACTCAGCGAAACCAAAGCCCTTGGGGCGACCAGTCTCTCGATCATAGACAAGACGAAAGTTCAGGACGCGACCAGCACCACTGAAGATTTCAGTGATTTGCTCCTCGGTGAGTCCTGCAGATAACGGTTTGTTAGCAATCGACTTCGAAAAGACGTAATATAATCTCGACGACTTGCCATATGGGATGTTGCCCACGAAGACGACACGAGAGGGCTGTCTGTTTGACATCTTTGCGATCAGAGGATGCGCAAAGCCTGGAGTGAAAAGAGTCGCTTTGAAAATTCGGTGGAAATAAGTAATTGACTGGCAGAGAGTCGACGACTAATTGAAATGGAAGTCTCGGCGTCAATGTTGTCTCGGCgaaggaagggggaaaaaggCTGGTTGCGATGATGCGATGCGCTTCGATGCGATGCGAAGCAGTAGTTGACAAAGTCACCCTGGTCTTGAGAGGCGCGAAGGGCAAAATCCGTGGAAGGAACAATCAAATTCACCACAATAGGTGTGAACTACCGATAGCAATTGGGACTTGAATTGCTCCTTCTTATCCAATATCACACTG is drawn from Podospora pseudocomata strain CBS 415.72m chromosome 1 map unlocalized CBS415.72m_1, whole genome shotgun sequence and contains these coding sequences:
- a CDS encoding uncharacterized protein (EggNog:ENOG503P5VA; COG:S), whose protein sequence is MSGFPKLIPAFTARIAIEPPTAISPHLLHVPFVPSLGSLISEPSYPLKLNAPILHGADYITTQPDGKTVKLEVQSVAKDASTGATIRFNYTGTVSLLGAAGKVLKGDPSAATTDFGEAFIHPVFQTGGVPELAELANKVYVGSGRFILEEGKPVIVEYKISEVVA
- a CDS encoding uncharacterized protein (COG:A; EggNog:ENOG503NWDF), producing the protein MSNRQPSRVVFVGNIPYGKSSRLYYVFSKSIANKPLSAGLTEEQITEIFSGAGRVLNFRLVYDRETGRPKGFGFAEFPDHDSASSAVRNLNDYEIMGRKLRVDFSNETVSDEDGRDRDAAGPSAAGYSAPSNGNNVAAPVVPAGGSSLPPLPQGKDLPPGVSCTDAISQTLRTLPPAQLLDIIQQMKTLATNDPARCAELLNQAPQLGYAVFQALLIMGLVSPDAINSVLDTGVSVAPPPAAVPANYGGYPVPAATGTPVGGYAAPPVAAPVVPVPGAAPPPVTAPPPAQDPEALMRAVMELPQETIDMLPEAEKQQILALRAQFSLQVTAGNDDNYTGRDQVTKLTAELILNIGKVGESQPAGGFDNSKLPCFDIYGKLKGGINRKFKNNDHDFGTANIRKSTTVDNGSDLGSHDFYSPTGGSVISEEDVDDLVLEITPLAAPVALNTFIPGHNLLRSTPNNSKSPSINEKPSDYQDEDSFDAEVYGDSEPGVDGDFQRTLRSFH